Proteins co-encoded in one Anaerobaca lacustris genomic window:
- the pyk gene encoding pyruvate kinase: MPKTQIIATIGPASSNYTVLRKMFVAGLDVVRLNFSHGTHAQHADVMALVRRLNAKYRRRIRIMQDLEGFRIRVGRFHGGKTRELKNQSIVWLTNDETARGPKTIPFDYAGDLTRIKKGQFIFIDDGYLILRVKESSPTSLKAVVVEGGVLKERKGINMPGANIEFDAMTDKDKRDVRFGIEHRVDYVALSFVRDAADVRDVAEMVKPRLPKCEIVAKIENRQAIDNIDSIIEAADGIMIARGDMGVAIPIYEVPIVQKRIIRKCNEAGKFVITATQMLEHMTAHSRPTRAEVTDVANAILDGTDYVMLSGETAAGKFPSESVAMMNEIIKFTEKSRATLR; the protein is encoded by the coding sequence ATGCCCAAGACCCAGATCATCGCGACCATCGGTCCGGCCAGCAGCAACTACACCGTCCTGCGCAAGATGTTCGTGGCGGGCCTCGACGTGGTCCGTCTGAATTTCTCACACGGCACCCACGCCCAGCACGCCGACGTCATGGCGCTGGTGCGCCGGCTCAACGCCAAGTATCGGCGCCGCATCCGTATCATGCAGGACCTCGAAGGCTTCCGCATTCGGGTGGGGCGGTTCCACGGCGGCAAGACGCGCGAATTGAAGAATCAGTCCATCGTCTGGCTGACCAACGACGAGACGGCCCGCGGCCCCAAGACGATACCGTTCGATTACGCCGGCGACCTGACGAGAATCAAGAAGGGCCAGTTCATCTTCATCGACGACGGCTATCTGATCCTCCGCGTCAAGGAAAGCTCGCCGACCAGCCTCAAGGCCGTGGTCGTCGAGGGGGGTGTCCTGAAGGAACGCAAGGGCATCAATATGCCGGGCGCGAACATCGAGTTCGATGCGATGACCGACAAGGACAAGCGGGACGTCCGGTTCGGCATCGAGCACCGAGTCGACTACGTGGCGTTATCGTTCGTGCGCGACGCCGCCGACGTGCGCGATGTGGCCGAGATGGTCAAGCCCCGCCTGCCGAAGTGCGAGATCGTCGCCAAGATCGAGAACCGCCAGGCCATCGACAACATCGACTCGATCATCGAGGCCGCCGACGGCATCATGATCGCACGGGGCGACATGGGCGTGGCGATCCCGATCTACGAAGTGCCCATCGTCCAGAAGCGGATCATCCGCAAGTGCAACGAGGCGGGCAAGTTCGTGATCACCGCCACGCAGATGCTCGAGCACATGACCGCGCACAGCCGGCCCACGCGAGCCGAGGTCACCGACGTGGCCAACGCGATCCTGGATGGGACCGACTACGTCATGCTCTCCGGCGAGACCGCCGCAGGGAAGTTTCCGTCCGAGTCGGTTGCCATGATGAACGAGATCATCAAGTTCACCGAGAAGTCACGAGCCACGCTGCGATGA
- a CDS encoding LemA family protein — MTWVPFAIVAGVLLLPVLYVILTYNTLVALRNHIRDAWANIDTELKRRYELVPNLVATVKGYAAHEKDVFERITQLRAQCMASHGSPVQQAADENQLVAALQKLMLVVENYPQLKADRNFLELQKELVNTEDRIQAARRFFNGNVRDYRNKCETFPSNVIAGAFGFQPQDYFNVDPAVREVPSADFGR; from the coding sequence ATGACGTGGGTGCCGTTCGCGATTGTCGCCGGTGTCCTTCTGCTGCCGGTCCTGTACGTGATTCTGACGTACAACACGCTCGTGGCGTTGCGCAATCACATTCGCGACGCATGGGCCAACATCGACACGGAACTGAAACGCCGATATGAACTGGTGCCCAATCTCGTCGCCACGGTCAAAGGTTATGCGGCCCATGAGAAGGATGTGTTCGAGCGCATCACGCAACTGCGGGCCCAGTGCATGGCCAGTCACGGCAGCCCGGTCCAGCAGGCGGCCGACGAGAACCAACTGGTGGCGGCGTTGCAGAAGCTGATGCTCGTCGTGGAGAACTACCCGCAACTGAAGGCCGACCGGAACTTCCTCGAACTCCAGAAGGAGTTGGTCAATACGGAAGATCGCATCCAGGCGGCCCGCCGGTTCTTCAACGGCAACGTCCGCGACTATCGCAACAAGTGCGAGACGTTTCCGAGCAATGTCATCGCCGGCGCTTTCGGGTTCCAACCGCAGGATTACTTCAACGTCGATCCGGCCGTTCGCGAGGTTCCCAGCGCTGATTTCGGCCGCTGA
- a CDS encoding peptidylprolyl isomerase: MDLTAAATLVFCLSGALVAAEPNAPAPDPHCLIKTNHGDIVVRLFAKDAPKTVENFLGLAEGTKVFIDPATKHKVRKAYYNGLTFHRVVKDFMIQGGCPLGTGKGGPGYQFEDEINADALGLDKMKVLDEKGQPHPWLGIRSQEDFNNTVLRPLFRLMGITTNEQLAERQEEVNGRVHAMSLKDAYVNQGYKYDDKLKSHAPKRGVLAMANSGPNTNGSQFFINLADTPWLTGKHTVFGEVVKGMDVVDRIGEVPVTSQHLPTNPVRIISIQRVEPEKK; encoded by the coding sequence ATGGACCTTACCGCAGCGGCAACTCTCGTTTTCTGTCTCAGTGGGGCCCTGGTGGCGGCTGAGCCAAATGCACCGGCGCCCGATCCTCATTGCCTCATCAAGACCAACCACGGCGACATCGTCGTCCGACTCTTCGCCAAGGACGCCCCGAAGACCGTCGAGAACTTTCTCGGACTGGCCGAAGGGACCAAGGTCTTCATCGATCCGGCCACGAAGCACAAGGTCCGAAAAGCCTATTACAACGGTCTGACGTTCCATCGCGTCGTCAAAGACTTCATGATCCAGGGCGGTTGCCCGCTCGGGACGGGGAAGGGAGGCCCCGGCTACCAGTTCGAAGACGAGATCAACGCCGACGCGCTCGGCCTGGACAAGATGAAGGTCCTCGACGAGAAGGGGCAGCCTCATCCCTGGCTCGGCATCCGATCGCAGGAGGATTTCAACAACACCGTGCTGCGTCCGCTGTTTCGCCTGATGGGGATCACCACGAACGAGCAGCTTGCCGAGCGACAGGAGGAGGTGAACGGACGGGTTCACGCGATGAGCCTCAAGGACGCCTATGTCAACCAGGGATACAAGTACGACGACAAGCTCAAATCCCACGCACCAAAACGAGGAGTTCTCGCGATGGCCAATTCCGGGCCGAATACGAACGGCTCGCAGTTCTTCATCAACCTGGCCGACACACCCTGGCTGACGGGCAAGCACACGGTCTTCGGCGAGGTGGTCAAAGGCATGGACGTCGTCGACCGCATCGGCGAGGTGCCGGTCACCAGCCAGCATCTGCCGACGAACCCGGTTCGCATCATCTCAATCCAGCGCGTCGAGCCGGAGAAGAAGTAG